In one Streptomyces sp. NBC_01288 genomic region, the following are encoded:
- a CDS encoding sensor histidine kinase: MDRAPGLSVRLKLTLSYVGFLMLAGVLLLAAAWLFLTRVPHIGLIIQPDYTLSVLRAFAPIAAVAMGFLLVFGLIGGWILAGRMLAPLTRITEATRLATDGSLSHRIRLPGPEDEFRELADAFDTMLARLEAHVAEQRRFAANASHELRTPLAISKTLLDLARADPDQDTGRIIDRLHTVNTRAIDATEALLLLSRANQRSFTREHVDLSLLAEEATETLLPLAEKHGVTIETGGDITPTRGSQALLLQLTTNLVQNAIVHNLPERGTVWVTTAVGPKSAVLTVENTGEPLTPHQVSTLTEPFQRGTERVHTDHAGVGLGLAIVKTITGAHDGTLTLTPRPAGGLRVTVELPANQPHPPCR; the protein is encoded by the coding sequence GTGGATAGGGCGCCCGGGTTGAGCGTCCGGCTCAAACTCACCCTCAGCTACGTCGGGTTCCTCATGCTCGCCGGTGTCCTGCTGCTCGCCGCCGCGTGGTTGTTCCTGACGCGGGTGCCCCACATCGGGCTCATCATCCAGCCCGACTACACCTTGTCCGTGCTGCGCGCCTTCGCTCCGATCGCCGCCGTCGCCATGGGGTTCCTGCTGGTGTTCGGCCTGATCGGCGGGTGGATCCTCGCCGGGCGCATGCTCGCCCCGCTGACCCGCATCACGGAGGCCACCCGGCTGGCCACGGACGGCTCGCTCTCCCACCGCATCCGACTGCCGGGCCCCGAGGACGAGTTCCGCGAACTCGCCGACGCCTTCGACACGATGCTCGCCCGGCTCGAAGCCCACGTGGCCGAACAGCGGCGCTTCGCGGCCAACGCCTCCCACGAGCTGCGCACCCCGCTGGCGATCTCGAAGACCCTGCTCGACCTGGCCCGTGCCGACCCGGACCAGGACACCGGCCGGATCATCGACCGCCTCCACACGGTCAACACCCGGGCGATCGACGCCACCGAGGCACTGCTCCTGCTCAGCCGCGCCAACCAGCGGTCCTTCACCCGGGAACACGTCGACCTGTCCCTCCTGGCGGAAGAGGCCACCGAGACCCTCCTCCCCCTCGCGGAGAAGCACGGCGTCACCATCGAGACCGGCGGCGACATCACCCCCACCCGCGGCTCCCAGGCACTCCTGCTCCAACTGACCACGAACCTCGTGCAGAACGCGATCGTCCACAACCTCCCCGAGCGGGGCACCGTCTGGGTGACCACCGCCGTCGGCCCCAAGTCCGCGGTCCTCACGGTCGAGAACACCGGCGAACCGCTCACCCCGCACCAGGTCTCGACCCTCACCGAGCCGTTCCAGCGCGGCACCGAGCGCGTCCACACCGACCACGCGGGAGTAGGCCTCGGCCTGGCGATCGTCAAGACCATCACCGGCGCCCACGACGGCACCCTCACCCTGACCCCACGCCCGGCCGGCGGCCTCCGCGTCACGGTGGAACTACCCGCCAACCAGCCGCACCCCCCGTGCCGTTGA